A genomic stretch from Bos javanicus breed banteng chromosome 3, ARS-OSU_banteng_1.0, whole genome shotgun sequence includes:
- the LOC133244315 gene encoding guanylate-binding protein 2-like, translated as MASEIHMPAPKCLIENINGQLLVNPEALKILSAIKQPVVVVAIVGLYRTGKSYLLNKLAGENKGNTKISVCTKCTVQSNTKGIWMWCMPHPKKPDHTLVLLDTEGLGDVEKGDNQNDSWIFALAILLRSTFVYNSIGAINQHAMDQLHYVTELTHRIRAKSSPDKHEVQDSANFVSFFPDFVWTLRDFSLELEADGQSITTDEYLENSLKLKQGNDKKTKNFNEPRLCIRKFFPEKKCFIFDRPAYRKYLIHLEQLQEEDLNPEFREQVADFCFYILSHSKAKTLSGGIIVNGPRLESLVLTYVNSISSGDLPCMESAVLALAEIENLAAVQKAIAHYDQQMGQKLKLPTETLQELLDLHRATEKEAIEVFMKNSFKDVDQVFQKKLEDKLEAKLDDFCKQNMKASSDYCMALIQDIFHPLYEDVKQGKFSKPGGYYLFIKKMNELKNKYHQVPRKGVQTGETLSKYLDSKDGVADALLQTDHLLTEKEREIEVKRIKSEAAEAAKKMLEEMQKKNEQMMRAKEASYQERLKQLTKKMEKERAQLIADQERVLALKLEEQGRLLREGFQKESMKLQEEIVALRKKQEESPSCNIL; from the exons ATGGCCTCAGAGATCCACATGCCAGCCCCAAAGTGCCTCATTGAGAACATTAATGGGCAACTGCTGGTTAATCCAGAAGCTCTGAAAATCCTGTCTGCCATCAAGCAGCCTGTTGTGGTGGTGGCTATCGTGGGCCTCTACCGCACAGGCAAGTCCTACCTGTTGAACAAGCTTGCTGGGGAGAACAAGG GTAATACAAAAATTTCAGTTTGTACTAAATGCACGGTGCAGTCTAACACGAAGGGCATCTGGATGTGGTGTATGCCTCATCCGAAGAAGCCAGACCATACTCTGGTTCTGCTTGATACCGAGGGCCTGGGGGATGTGGAGAAG GGAGACAACCAGAATGACTCCTGGATCTTTGCCCTGGCAATTCTCCTGCGCAGCACATTTGTATACAACAGCATAGGAGCCATCAATCAGCATGCCATGGACCAACTACA CTATGTGACAGAGCTGACACATCGAATCAGGGCAAAATCCTCGCCTGATAAACATGAGGTCCAAGACTCAGCCAACTTTGTGAGCTTTTTTCCAGACTTTGTGTGGACTCTGAGAGATTTCTCCCTGGAGCTGGAAGCAGATGGACAATCCATCACTACTGATGAGTACCTGGAGAATTCACTGAAGCTAAAACAAG gaaatgataaaaaaactaaaaactttaaTGAACCTCGGTTATGTATCCGAAAGTTCTTCCCAGAGAAAAAGTGCTTCATCTTTGATCGCCCTGCTTATAGGAAGTACCTCATCCACCTGGAGCAGCTACAAGAGGAAGATTTGAACCCTGAATTCAGAGAACAAGTTGCAGACTTCTGCTTCTACATCCTCAGCCATTCCAAGGCCAAGACTCTCTCAGGCGGTATCATAGTCAATGGGCCTC GTCTAGAGAGCCTGGTGCTGACCTATGTCAATTCCATCAGCAGTGGGGATCTGCCCTGCATGGAGAGTGCAGTCCTGGCCTTGGCCGAGATTGAGAACTTGGCTGCAGTGCAAAAGGCCATTGCCCACTATGACCAGCAGATGGGCCAGAAGCTGAAGTTGCCCACGGAAACCCTCCAGGAACTGCTGGACCTGCACAGGGCCACTGAGAAAGAGGCCATTGAAGTCTTCATGAAGAACTCTTTCAAGGATGTGGACCAAGTGTTTCAGAAAAAATTAGAG GACAAGTTAGAAGCAAAACTAGATGACTTTTGTAAACAGAACATGAAAGCATCCTCAGATTACTGCATGGCTTTAATTCAGGACATTTTTCATCCTCTATATGAAGATGTGAAGCAGGGAAAATTTTCTAAACCAGgaggttattatttatttattaagaagATGAATGAGCTGAAGAATAAGTACCACCAGGTCCCCAGAAAGGGGGTACAG ACAGGAGAGACACTGAGCAAATATTTGGATTCCAAAGACGGTGTGGCTGATGCACTTCTACAGACTGATCATTTGctgacagaaaaggaaagagagattgaag tgAAACGTATAAAGTCTGAAGCTGCAGAAGCTGCAAAGAAAATGTTAGaggaaatgcaaaagaagaaTGAACAGATGATGCGAGCCAAAGAAGCGAGTTATCAGGAACGTTTGAAGCAACTGACTAAGAAGATGGAAAAGGAGAGGGCCCAGTTAATAGCAGACCAAGAGAGGGTGCTAGCCCTTAAACTTGAG GAACAGGGACGACTTCTCCGTGAGGGATTCCAAAAGGAAAGCATGAAACTTCAGGAAGAGATTGTAGCCCTCCGGAAGAAACAGGAAGAATCACCATCATGTAATATTCTCTAA